The sequence TCCGATAGAACTGTCGTTTGTAATTGTAATAAACAGTACTCTCATGAAATTCAACTTTTCCATTTATCGATATGTTTTTGTATGACAATTACCTTTTTTAtagtcagtcacgtacccagacccCGGACTCCCCCGAGGGGccttggcccctcccgaaatcaaaaacagatatataattatttagaagatttcagacatgtgttacagaaataacaagacagtaaacgtaaagaaatgtaatacagtaacagttccagtggaaaagtttgaagtgtctgttaaaaacaccagtAAAAGGCACATCTAAAATAAGGACATAAGCAATattcagtaacatttttttttctttgggtCCCTCccaaaacgaaatcctgggtacgggtctgTTTGTAGTTTATGTATATCTGGAAAGAGTGAGAATCCTTATGATGTATACGTAATCAGGTGAGAAAGTTCTAAATACGCTGCTAGGTAGGTAGAAGTTTTTAAATTGATCACAATCACTCCTCAACTGATGCTGACAACAAATCACTTCACAGCAAGGTTAAACAATGTCGGAGCAAGCTTTTACAATTGTTCGCCAATTTACTCGTGCAGTAGACACACTCgagcgtagaaatattttccgAAACAGAACCTTTTCTGTAACAGTTTTCAGTTAAATACCAATCAGTTCCGATCATAGCTTCGACCAGAATGGATGTGAATATTTTACTGTGTGCGGTGGTGGTCATCGTTTTGACCTATCTATATCatcttttaacaaaaaataatGACTACTTCCATAATAAACCAATACCTTCGTTGGCGGTGAAACCACTGTTGGGATCTTCGGGGTCACTATTACTGAAGCAAGTCACTTTTCCGGACTTCATCATGTCGGTCTATAACAAGTTTCCGAATGTGAAGTAAGCTATTGAATGGAAGCGTAATTActcgtaatttatttttttatttgtctcaGAGTTCTGGGAATGTTTGATACCACCGTGCCAATGTTCGTCATTCGCGATCCGGAGCTAATCAAGCGAATTACTGTTAAAGACTTCGACCATTTTGTTGATCACCGACCATTATTCGGATACAGTGAGGAAATCGACAGTCCACATGCACTGTTCGGGAAGTCACTGTTCTCAATGAACGGCCAGCGGTGGCGGGATATGCGGGCAACGCTCAGTCCTGCTTTCACCGGAAGTAAAATGCGACAGATGTTTTACCTAATGACAAACTGCATAGAGGCGATGGTTGAGTTTTACGAGAATGATCTGAGAAAAACCACGGGCTCAAAAGATGTGGAACTCAAAGATATTTTATCAAGGTTGGCAATGGATGTGATTGCATCATGTGCTTATGGACTGAAGTTGGATTCGTTCAAAGATCAGAATAGCGAATTCATACGGCAGGCGAGGAAAATGTTGGCCTTCGACAAACTAGGGACTGTGATTAAAATATTTGCCTTTCGTTGGTTTCCGAAAATTGTTGGGAGCCTAGGATTAGATTTAATTGATCGAGAACAGGCTGTATATTTTTCCGCAATCATAAAAGATACTGTGAAAACTCGTGAAAGCAAGGGAATCGTTCGGCATGATATGATCGATTTACTACTTCAAGCTAGAAAGGGAACTTTGAAGCATCACCAGGAAACTGAATTGCTTGAAGGGTTTGCCACCGTACAAGAATCTGATGTTGGAAAAGCTGAGGTTTCAACACCAATGACCGAGACGGAAATGATCGCACAGTGTTTCTTATTCCTACTTGGGGGATTTGACACAGTCTCAGCATCGGCAACTTTTTTGATATACGAATTAATCCGCAACACTGAAATCCAGCAAACTTTATATGAAGAAGTTCAACAGACACACAAGGCTCTTGGCGGGAGTCCTTTAACATACGATGCATTACAGAAAATGAAGTACCTGGATATGGTAGTTTCTGAATCACTACGAATATGGCCACAAGCGCCAGCAATTGATAGACTTTGTGTTCATGATTACACTCTAGATGATGGCGAAGGATTGCGGTTTACCATCGACAAAGGCACTTCAGTTTGGATCCCGGTACAAGGTTTACATCACGATCCAAAATACTTTCCAAATCCGGAAAGATTTGATCCAGAGCGATTTAATGATGAGAACAGAACAAAGATCAATTTAGGAACCTACTTGCCGTTTGGAATAGGTCCCCGAAATTGCATAGGATCTCGATTTGCATTGATGGAAATTAAAGCCATCGTATACTATttgttactgaaattttcgttcAATAGAAACGAAAAAACGCAGATTCCACTGAAGCTGAAAAAGGGTTTTACTAATTTGATGGCCGAGAAGGGAACACACATCACACTTAAATTACGAGTCGATAATTAATTTGTATTTGTAAAATGAGCAAATTATTTTTACAAGTGTTAAGGACTGAGTGataaaatacactgaagtcttttttactcggttttcatttgatttcttATGTGAAATTTCATATGtggtttttatgtgaattaagggatggattttttttaaatttttttgatgtcaaatgtcAAATGCATGGAACGTGTAGATCTTGTATTGTCgcgaaaaatatcttttaaagttATTCGACTCTCTGGTACAGTTTGTATGTTCCATACTCtctgagtcgatttttttttaaattggttcCAGGTAACACCTATACCTTGACGATACCCGCATGAGATATCTGACTTCACATTTTATTTCGATATCGAATTTTGGATATGAGCCATGAGCTAAATGTTTAATCCTAAGTTTATCAAAGTCGCCAAAGTACAATGGATACTTTATT comes from Malaya genurostris strain Urasoe2022 chromosome 3, Malgen_1.1, whole genome shotgun sequence and encodes:
- the LOC131437326 gene encoding probable cytochrome P450 9f2; protein product: MDVNILLCAVVVIVLTYLYHLLTKNNDYFHNKPIPSLAVKPLLGSSGSLLLKQVTFPDFIMSVYNKFPNVKVLGMFDTTVPMFVIRDPELIKRITVKDFDHFVDHRPLFGYSEEIDSPHALFGKSLFSMNGQRWRDMRATLSPAFTGSKMRQMFYLMTNCIEAMVEFYENDLRKTTGSKDVELKDILSRLAMDVIASCAYGLKLDSFKDQNSEFIRQARKMLAFDKLGTVIKIFAFRWFPKIVGSLGLDLIDREQAVYFSAIIKDTVKTRESKGIVRHDMIDLLLQARKGTLKHHQETELLEGFATVQESDVGKAEVSTPMTETEMIAQCFLFLLGGFDTVSASATFLIYELIRNTEIQQTLYEEVQQTHKALGGSPLTYDALQKMKYLDMVVSESLRIWPQAPAIDRLCVHDYTLDDGEGLRFTIDKGTSVWIPVQGLHHDPKYFPNPERFDPERFNDENRTKINLGTYLPFGIGPRNCIGSRFALMEIKAIVYYLLLKFSFNRNEKTQIPLKLKKGFTNLMAEKGTHITLKLRVDN